The DNA window GCTGGGGGTCCCTTCTCCCCAGCAACATTGTTGCCTTGGGTTCCCtagccctcccccccccccccacctgcatGAACCCTTTCCCAAGCCCCATACTCCAGTTTTGTTAAGTTGTGAATGCCATCCTGTCCTGGTGACAGGAGAACAATGTTGGTGAACGTTGCTGCGGGTGTCCGAGTGCTCCTTAGGCCCCTGGGAGCGAGTAGGGGGCGGAAGCGCACGTGGCGCTGGCCCTGGTGATAGCACTCTATCAGCGGCCGCAGCGCCTGTCGGGGCAGCCTCGGGGTTATTTCTGGCGGAGGGCTGTGCTGTGGTTCGTGTACCCGGAGCGCCGTGGCCTGGCAGGGGCGGGGCAGCCTTATCATCTGGTTCTCGGACAAGCGCTTCCAGCTCCAGAGCAAGGCGAGCCACCATTCTCTCGCCATGGGCTCTGGTAAGTCCGGTGCCTGGGCGAGGCCACTCCCTGAGCAGAGTCGGGTTGGGAGGCGCTCCAGTCGTTTTGGCTGCAGTATAGGGAAAGATTTGGGTCAGACTTAGAGGGAACTTCCAGCCAGTACGCGGGGTGGTCGAAGGCGAGGCTTGCGGGCAATGCGGGACGCAGGTCTCTGGCGATGGGATCAGGCTCGGAGCTCCGGGTGGTGAGGGACCGCAGCCAGGTGCCCAGCAGGCCACCCGTTTCACCCCGGCGCTTCCTTTCTAGGGCCGCGCCGGGCGCTCAGCCTATTGCTCCTGCTGCTCGCGCCGCCGAGCCGCCTGGCTGCGGGCTGTCCCGCGCCATGTAGCTGCGCCGGGACACTCGTGGACTGCGGGCGCCGTGGGCTGACGTGGGCCTCGCTGCCGGCCACTTTCCCACGGGACACAACCGAACTGGTGCTGACGGGCAACAACCTGACCGCGCTACCACTGGGGCTGCTGGACACGGTGCCCAGGCTGCGTAAGGCACACCTGGGCGACAACCCCTGGCGCTGCGACTGCCGCCTGGTGCCACTGCGCGCCTGGCTGGCCGGTCGTCTGGAACGCGAGCTCTACCGAGACGTGCGCTGCGCCGCGCCCCCATCGCTGCACGGCCGCGTACTGTCATACCTGACCGAGGAAGAGCTTCGTGCCGCCTGCTCGCCTGGCGCGCTCTGCTGGGGGTCGCTGGTGGCACAGCTGTTGCTGCTCGTCCTTGGGCTGCTGCACGCGCTGCTACTGGCGCTGCTGCTGTGCCGCCTGCGGAGGCTGCGCGCTCGCGCCGGGCATCGCCCGTCGCTGACCGCCCCGCTAGTGGCAGAGCCAGCTGGAGACAGCGAGTCTTGAGAGGAGCGGACTGGCGCTGAGCAAGGCGGGCCTGCCAGCTCCACAGGACCCTGCCCCAAGGAGCCCTATCCCTAACCTGGACCCATTCTCCTCCACTGAGGCACCATTTCCCAGGCCCACCACCCCCTGAAGGCCCTGTCCCACAGGGGCACTATAGCTGCAAGCCCACCTTTATCGCAGCGAGCCCACACCCCAGATGCTTAGGCAGATCCAGGGGACCAACTGCAGCCCAGACCCTGTGGAGTCCCTCGTGCCAAACTCCAGTGCAGAATAAACCCTCCCCCAATCCGACCCATTTTTACACCAAAGACCTGGACACCCTCTTCCCCAAACTGCAGAAAAAGCTCTGAGAAACTATTCAGGGGACACACACCTTCATACACCCCAAATAACTTTTCCCAGTTACTGACTCTCAAAGAAGTTCAAGTGGGAAGGAAAGCCCAAAGGATAATGATGCACTGCAGGGTAGTGAGGACACTGGAGAGCAGGGACACcgtggggtggtggggacactGGAGAGTTTGGACAATACGTAACAGGACACTGGGGGCAGTGAGGACACAGTGGGGAGTGAGATGGGACACTGAGGACACTGTGGGGCAATGAGGAGACTGTGGGGAATGAGGACACTGGGGAGTGAGAATGCTGTTGGGACACAAGACACTGGGGACAAGTGAGGACAATTTGGACAGTGAGGACACTCTGGGACAGGGAGGACACTGCAGACTCTGTGGGGCAATGAGGACACTGTGTGGACAGCTAGAACACGGTGGGGACTGAACACAGGGGACACTGAGGGCATTGTGGGGCAGTGAGAACACGGTAGGGACAGTGAGGActgtgtggggacagggtggCCACTGCAAGGCAGTGCTGTGAGAGAGGAGATGCTCTGAGCGGCAGTTTCTGGGGCCAGGGAGGCCATGAGGTGGCTCTGAGGACAGTTCGGTGTGCGAGGTTTCCCCggtggcagctgtcagaggagtCAGGACGAACTGGGGATGGTGAGGACAATCTGGTGGCCCACCTGGAACAGCATGGGCTTCTACTGAGAAACTctggagggcaggtggggggggggttgtccgAGCCATGCAAGGGGGTCCATGGAAGGTCCCTGCAGGGGTCAGTGGGCACCAGGGGTTGTGGGGTCTCTGGACTCAACATCCTTCCCTTGCCATCACTCACTGCAGGAAGGCTCCCCCAACTGCACAGACTAACCAGGGGCTTCTCAGGGTCTTAAGTCAGTCAGGGCCAGGGACTCCACTGTGGGTGCCTCAGCGCAACACATGCTGCTACCGTGGCCCCGGGTGCTCAGATGAGCAGCTCATGCGTCGCTATTCCCACCCAGCTGTGGCCTCCACCTGGCTGGCCTTGTGAAAGGTGAAGGCTGCTCTCCATGGACCCCAGTGGAGCCTCAGGCCTGGGCCTCAGTCGCCTGGCACAGGAAGGTCCAGACCTCCACTGACCGGGTCGGGGAGGCTGCCGCTGACATGGCCTTTGTCCTGGCCTTTGTAGGACAAGACGGATGACTCTCCGGTTGGGCTGATGCTATCTCGGGGCTACTGGTGGGACATGAGGCAGGAGCCACCCCTGCCTTTGTAGGCAGGTGCGAGGCATCCGGCTGTGCTTCCAGGCTTATCACCACATCGGAGACAGTGGCTCCTTTGCACAAATGAACTGccaccctgccttccctgggGGTGGCCCAGCTCCCCCAGAGCCTCTGGTGGGGTCAGAGGTGATGGTGGTTGTCACAGCAAGGTACACAGGCAGCTTCCTAACCTCAGTCCCAATGTGGTTAGGGGGCATCCCTTCAACTTTCCATAGGAAACCAGATCGCAAGATGGGTCTCCTGCTGGACCCAGAGCTTCCTCCGTGGCTGAGACCAGGCCCCTGGGACCGCCTCTCTCCTTCTCACTGAGGTCCTCAAGGGGACAAATGCATGGCCCAGGAGAAAGTAGCCCTGGGAGTCCTAGGTAACCCCAGATAAGAGAAGGAGGCTCCCCTGGGCTGTGAGACGAGGCCCTAGCAGGAGCTGTGGGGAGTGGTCAGCAGAAGCCCAGCTCCACTGCTCACTGCCCACAGGCTTGAGGGCTCCTGGGCCGGTGCTCAGCTGAGAGGGTGGGCATGGGGCACTGAGGAGCAGGATGGAAGGAAGAGGCTGACAATGCAATGTGGTCAGACCTAAGGAATTCCGCCTCCCCGCTTGCCAGTTCTCCAGGACGTAGACCTGCCCCTGCCAGGGTACTGACCGTAGGAGAACACTGGCCTGGCATGGCTTTGATGGCTGACCTTCTCCAGGTTTCCCGGGAGCCCCTGGTCCCAATTCTGACCCTGGGCTGACCCTTTATGCACTGACCCTGGGGCCTCAGCCTCCAAAGAGTGTGGGGAAGTGGATGGTCCCAGCTCAGCGCCCCTGAATGGCCCTGTTCAGGGAGGGAGAGCAtagacccctccccccagaccAGGGGGCTTACCGTACCCCTCACTCCAGCGTTGTCCTCCATCTCATGGAAAACACACCAGTTCCAGGGCCCCTTTCCCACTGACAGGCTGGTCCCTTCTGTGGTGTGACTCATTCCCAATAGGAACAGGTGGGGGTCCACCTGaaagccctgcccagccctcccacaACTCCAGCCCCGAGGCGGGCTGATTCAGGACCCCTTGCCCTGCAGCCCAAGGGTTCTCTGACCACACCTGTAttcccccagcctccctgggctcccagcacCCTCTGCCTTCCATCAAGGCCCAGCCTTGGTGTACCTTGCCCCACTAGGCCATAGTCTCTGAACCTTTACTTTGTCCCTTCCTAATGTAACTATGTTCACACTATTCAAGTCCCCACTCAAGAATGTCCTACGCAGAGAgcttcccagccctgccctggccaaacGCACCGTGCAGGGCAGTGTCCTGGCCTGAGTCCCTGAGGTCCTCTAGGGGCTCAAGCCACATGCTAGGCTTGCATGCAGCCAGCTAGTGAGTTACGGGACAAAGGGTTGGATAGAGTGAGCCCTCAAAAGGCCAAATGGCAATCCCGGGGCAGACACTGCCGTGACCTTACGCTGGGAGCCTCCCGTGTCCTCATCCCTGAAACCGGTGGGTGCTGTCCGGCGCCGGTTCCAGTCCTCCCCTCACGCGCCGAGACCCTGAATAGGCACCAGAGGGCGCTCGCAGTCTGCAGAAACGTAGACCGGGCCGGGCGGCAAGGTAGGCGCGGGTTGCACAAAGCCGGGATCCAAAGACAGACAGAGACCAAGAAGAGACGGagaacttgccctggctggcggaGGGTGGGTCGCAAAGAGGGGCAGACAGGTGGCACATCCCATGGGAGCGGAGAAGGATGGGCTGGGGTCCACTGATAGACGGGGAGGGATGAGCGCCCCCTTCCACCCCTTCCTTCCTGGCTGCCCCTTTCCTCTTACTCTCCCCGTCCCCCCAGCTTGCTGACAGCCCATCAACCGGGAAGATAAGGGACCTCTTCCGCCGGGTCGGGGCGGGGGGTAGTGGTCGTCAGCCCAGGTGTGCCCTCCGCCCTCCTGACGCCTGTTTGCTCCGAAAACACTTATTGAGCCCCTGCTGTGTGCATCGAGGAGGCGGTGGGGCAAAGAGGCTGCCAGGCGGGCTAGGAGGCGACAGCGGGGGGCTGGCCTCAGACCCTTCTCCCGCAGAAGCCCGCCGGGTAGGAGGCCTGGAGTGGGCTCCCCAGAGGAATGGAACAGAGGCCCCGCCACTTCCCGACCAACctggtggtgggggaagggatgCTGGGGTCCTCCAAAGTCCTCTTCCAGATTGGGGAGGCTagggggagcctggggagggggctggccaCTCACTGGGCAGAGACTTGAGTGAGGCCGGGGGAGGAGGCCCTGGGAAGGTCTGGGGGACTGAACCCCGGGCAACATAGTGGTGGGGGGGCGGTGCACCCGCCGACCAGACAGAGCAACAACATTGGGGTgggtggtggagccctggggGCCCATAGCTCACTGCTCAGTCTGCGCCCACCCCTGGCGTTTCCGATGGAAGACAGGCAGTGGGTGATAAATCACCAGCTCCCACCCCTACCCACCCAGGCGGTCATGGGGAGGGGGGCTGCATGGGACAGAGACAGAGCCTGAGACAGAGACGGACCTCAAGATGGAGAGACAAtcacagagagagacaaaggcaACTATGGTTGTCCAGGCCCCTTTACTCAGGGTGTCTGGCTTTCCATCCCCAGGTGCCCCTCCACCAGGCCCATCTGGAAACCAGCTGAGAGCCACCCTACTCCAGCTGACCCCcaaccaggaggaggaggaggaggaggaggaggagcaggaggaggaggaggagggagggagcaagtcCTCAGCAGCCTAATTCCTGTCCACCATAAATCAGCAGGGGGCtctcccctcactgcccccaggCTGAGGTGGGTCTTTGGGGTCACTGGTCTTGGTGACCGGGCCTGGCCTTAGCTGTGTCCCTTCCTTCTTAAACATCCCCTTGGGCATCCATCAGCTCCGACCTCTCGTTCCCCAGCACAGTCACATACCCAGAGCTGACTGTACCCAGTGCTGTCTACACTGGGTGTTCCCTTCACCGCCCTCATCTTCTGGGTCTGCAGGGAGACGTCCTGGACGATACCCAGGAGACCCATGCGCTGACTGTGGGGACTGGTGGTCAGTGGTCCTCCCCAGTGAAGCCTTCCCAAGGGTCCACTTTGCCTCAGGGGAAATGCCATCTGTCCTTCCTTCTGACCTGCCTTCTTGTCACTACACCCACAGACAGGGTGCTGATGCAAACTGAACAAAGGGTGCTGAGGGATGGGCTAGGTGGGGCCCCCGCAACAGGTGTGCCCACCCCTGGGGATCAGTACTTAGTGGACAAGGCTTGAGAGAGCCCATGTGGGTGCTCCCAGGACCTGCAGGATGAGCTTAGCACCCCCACTGTCCAGAGCCCCAATCCCAGCCAGGTAGTGATCGCTGCCCCACTGGTCTGTCCTGCAGGGCTCCTGTGGCAGAGGTAAGGCCACCTGTACACAAGGAAATGTACAGTGTCCATCATGAGACCTTTCGTGGCTTGTCTCAAAGAGTGGTGGGGGTGAAGATGGGGACTTGCTTGTCTCGGAAGACTTTTGGAGCTCTTGGAATCCGGTGTCTGAGAGAGGCACTGAGTGTCCTGTGGGTTGGCCTGGGCATTGTCACATGGATGGTCCCCTTGAACCTCAGAACAAACCTCCTGAGTTGCCCCCTCACTCTGAGACACCTAAAGCACCAACCA is part of the Desmodus rotundus isolate HL8 chromosome 7, HLdesRot8A.1, whole genome shotgun sequence genome and encodes:
- the GP1BB gene encoding platelet glycoprotein Ib beta chain gives rise to the protein MGSGPRRALSLLLLLLAPPSRLAAGCPAPCSCAGTLVDCGRRGLTWASLPATFPRDTTELVLTGNNLTALPLGLLDTVPRLRKAHLGDNPWRCDCRLVPLRAWLAGRLERELYRDVRCAAPPSLHGRVLSYLTEEELRAACSPGALCWGSLVAQLLLLVLGLLHALLLALLLCRLRRLRARAGHRPSLTAPLVAEPAGDSES